The following proteins are encoded in a genomic region of Sorangiineae bacterium MSr12523:
- a CDS encoding aspartyl protease family protein, translating into MKRTLSLPLTLFLLACGSSSPEPAAPSATPTAASSPAPAAPVAADDAMALIQRMKTATGAQHWGEVRALHAKGDAVFDGVKGTFTLDEDLQGRFALHAAHEVFVVGEGFDGKQRWRQDAGGQPHALDTAEAKAIAVSEVYLASHGYLFPDRFKAQFRRSQFEEHGRPWEKLEVIPEGGRTITMRIDPKSYLVDRTSMHLSFHPRVTKYADYRPVDGKLQLPFSIQTQDDEALTIASYRIETGNASDADYAVPSNKVTDVRMTTPKTLAAMHLDPGGRFLVEAKVNGKGPFLFILDTGGHSIVTPEFAAQQGLAAVGGGISYGSGEGSTPTKYTKVASFRLGGADMIDQPFLIMPFPYSMLDRGKKPPIVGVLGLEVFDRFTVRIDYDANTIQLSPAGAPPPATGTRVPIEFTLDMPMIRAKLDGHEGMFGIDTGNSGDVVIFGEWATKNGLADRYRAGMPLTSFGAGGESVNYLARAQGMEIEGLVVKDLLARLALDKGGAFAATGEAGNIGQTVFPRFNITFDYRAKTMQLEPRKAPKIWPAPRAGFGAGKAKADTFRIHTVIKDGPAAAAGLKVGDTFVAIDGVPADRLSSADLYQKVRQAPGTKVRLAVERDGKRQDVTLTLRELVP; encoded by the coding sequence ATGAAAAGGACGCTTTCCCTCCCATTGACCTTGTTCTTGCTCGCGTGCGGGTCGTCGTCACCCGAGCCCGCCGCCCCTTCCGCAACGCCGACCGCGGCGTCCAGCCCCGCGCCGGCGGCGCCCGTGGCCGCAGACGATGCCATGGCGCTGATTCAGCGCATGAAAACCGCAACGGGCGCCCAACACTGGGGCGAGGTGCGTGCGCTGCACGCGAAAGGCGACGCGGTCTTCGACGGTGTCAAGGGCACGTTCACCCTGGATGAGGACCTCCAGGGCCGCTTCGCCCTGCACGCCGCGCACGAGGTGTTCGTCGTGGGCGAAGGCTTCGACGGCAAGCAGCGCTGGCGCCAGGATGCCGGCGGGCAGCCGCACGCGCTCGACACCGCGGAGGCGAAGGCCATTGCCGTGTCCGAAGTTTACTTGGCCAGCCACGGTTACCTGTTTCCGGACCGGTTCAAAGCGCAATTTCGCCGCTCGCAGTTCGAGGAGCACGGGCGCCCCTGGGAAAAGCTGGAGGTGATACCCGAGGGCGGACGCACCATCACGATGCGCATCGACCCCAAGAGCTACTTGGTCGACCGCACCAGCATGCACCTGTCGTTTCACCCGCGCGTGACGAAGTATGCGGATTACCGCCCCGTGGACGGCAAACTGCAGCTCCCCTTCTCCATTCAGACGCAAGACGACGAGGCGCTGACCATCGCGTCGTACCGCATCGAGACGGGCAACGCGTCGGATGCCGACTACGCCGTGCCCTCCAACAAGGTCACCGACGTGCGCATGACCACGCCGAAAACCCTGGCTGCGATGCACCTGGATCCGGGGGGTCGCTTCCTCGTCGAGGCGAAGGTGAATGGCAAAGGGCCCTTCCTCTTCATCCTCGACACGGGTGGCCACTCCATCGTGACCCCCGAGTTCGCGGCGCAACAGGGCCTCGCGGCGGTCGGAGGCGGCATCAGCTATGGCTCGGGCGAAGGCTCGACGCCCACGAAGTACACGAAGGTGGCCTCGTTCCGACTCGGCGGCGCGGACATGATCGATCAGCCCTTTTTGATCATGCCGTTCCCGTATTCCATGCTGGATCGCGGGAAAAAGCCGCCCATCGTGGGCGTCTTGGGCCTCGAGGTGTTCGACCGGTTCACCGTTCGCATCGACTACGACGCCAACACGATCCAGCTCTCCCCTGCCGGCGCGCCACCGCCAGCCACGGGCACGCGCGTGCCCATCGAGTTCACCCTCGATATGCCCATGATCCGCGCCAAACTCGACGGCCACGAGGGCATGTTCGGCATCGACACCGGCAACTCGGGCGACGTGGTCATCTTCGGCGAGTGGGCCACCAAGAATGGCCTCGCCGACCGTTACCGCGCCGGCATGCCGCTCACCTCCTTCGGGGCCGGTGGCGAGTCGGTGAATTACTTGGCGCGCGCGCAAGGCATGGAAATCGAAGGCCTGGTGGTCAAAGATCTCCTCGCGCGCCTTGCCCTCGACAAGGGCGGCGCGTTCGCGGCCACGGGCGAAGCGGGGAACATCGGCCAGACCGTCTTTCCGCGCTTCAACATCACCTTCGACTACCGCGCGAAGACGATGCAGCTCGAACCGCGCAAGGCGCCGAAGATCTGGCCTGCACCCCGCGCAGGATTCGGTGCGGGCAAGGCCAAGGCGGACACGTTCCGCATCCACACCGTCATCAAAGACGGCCCCGCGGCGGCGGCGGGCCTCAAGGTCGGCGATACCTTCGTGGCCATCGAC
- a CDS encoding lytic transglycosylase domain-containing protein codes for MRRLLVMAANAALLACTACGSSGREPEPRPSSGEVKPAEAKIPPPAVRSQRDVPKVESAYDDPRLGGVRDLERIKEYARAARMVDDARAANPADAAAICAWSYLSGRLHTLATEPAEAVNAYDAVKEECPLSPYAKLRAAQVLGKAARWDESFQHAHAVPTSLPAYDEAKIALADALAGRGERGAAAKLWREILAENPKLPRWVELSVRLANAIIEGQTEGTPREAYDLATRVVIEIPKIAESSGAQSARQRATALLRKSEPQFKDALGEADLVRQIQGYLDNGEPSRGLQAANALMATWAPGKTGSVACKVGSMRAQAVARTKQPAADAWGDAIRMCTGDEQLVSALFQGGKASRSANRTQEAVDRFAKVEQQFPKHRLADDARLLAALILGESGDESRFTTMLLSLPDDYPDGDMGTEGLFRVALHRMTRGDWAGAKDPLDRAIALDPLDRAWATSGRAPYFRARVSEAKGDVEDARARYAKIIEDFPLTFYMTQAYTRLASLDEAMAAKALEAAQAREPSGPFITHDHPEFATPAFDRGVRLLEVGDIEGAKKEFTKANFVADDAEHELLWVIGDVYNRGGAPELGHAFTRAKLQEHLAHYPVGTWRFAWEVAYPRAFETLVKKESEANGLPLSLTWGIMREESTFLPEVKSFANAYGLMQLVVPTAKALAKGTGMPWDEASLKRPDVNIAFGTKLLAQLRTSYAQNKSLAVSAYNSGPGAVNRWLAKRTATDFDLFVENIPYEETRGYIKRVLSSQAAYAFLYERTALKEVFAVPLRVVP; via the coding sequence ATGAGGCGTCTGTTGGTCATGGCGGCGAACGCCGCGCTGCTTGCGTGTACGGCGTGCGGGTCGAGCGGGCGCGAGCCCGAGCCGCGCCCCTCGAGCGGTGAGGTCAAGCCCGCCGAGGCCAAGATCCCTCCGCCCGCGGTGCGGTCGCAGCGCGATGTTCCCAAGGTGGAATCGGCCTACGACGACCCGCGCCTCGGCGGCGTGCGCGATCTCGAGCGCATCAAGGAGTACGCGCGCGCGGCACGCATGGTCGACGATGCCCGCGCGGCGAATCCGGCGGATGCCGCGGCCATCTGTGCGTGGTCGTACCTGTCCGGGCGTCTTCACACGCTGGCGACCGAGCCGGCGGAGGCGGTGAATGCCTACGACGCCGTGAAAGAAGAGTGTCCGCTGTCGCCCTACGCCAAGCTGCGCGCAGCGCAGGTGCTGGGCAAGGCCGCGCGCTGGGACGAAAGCTTCCAGCACGCGCACGCCGTCCCCACGTCGCTTCCCGCGTACGACGAGGCGAAAATCGCGCTCGCCGACGCGCTGGCCGGCCGTGGAGAACGCGGCGCTGCGGCCAAATTGTGGCGGGAGATCCTCGCCGAAAATCCGAAGCTGCCGCGCTGGGTGGAGCTCTCTGTGCGTCTGGCCAATGCGATCATCGAGGGCCAAACCGAGGGCACGCCGCGCGAGGCGTACGATCTGGCGACGCGCGTGGTGATTGAGATCCCCAAGATTGCCGAAAGCTCGGGCGCGCAATCGGCGCGGCAACGCGCGACCGCCTTGCTGCGCAAGAGCGAGCCGCAGTTCAAAGATGCACTGGGCGAGGCGGATTTGGTCCGGCAGATCCAGGGTTACCTCGACAACGGGGAACCTTCGCGCGGACTCCAGGCGGCGAACGCGTTGATGGCGACGTGGGCTCCCGGCAAGACGGGAAGCGTGGCCTGCAAGGTCGGGTCGATGCGCGCGCAAGCCGTCGCGCGAACGAAGCAGCCCGCGGCCGACGCGTGGGGCGATGCGATCCGCATGTGCACGGGCGACGAGCAGCTCGTGAGCGCGCTCTTTCAAGGCGGAAAGGCGAGCCGATCGGCCAATCGGACGCAGGAGGCGGTGGACCGGTTCGCCAAGGTCGAGCAGCAGTTTCCCAAGCATCGCCTGGCCGACGACGCGCGGCTCTTGGCGGCGCTCATCTTGGGCGAGTCGGGGGACGAGTCGCGCTTCACGACCATGCTTCTCAGCCTGCCGGACGACTACCCCGACGGCGACATGGGGACGGAAGGGCTCTTTCGCGTGGCGCTCCACCGCATGACGCGGGGCGATTGGGCCGGCGCGAAAGATCCGTTGGACCGCGCCATCGCGCTCGATCCCTTGGACCGCGCGTGGGCGACGTCGGGGCGTGCTCCGTATTTCCGCGCCCGCGTGTCGGAAGCCAAAGGCGACGTGGAGGATGCGCGCGCGCGGTACGCGAAGATCATCGAGGACTTCCCGCTGACGTTCTACATGACGCAGGCCTACACGAGGCTCGCGTCGCTGGACGAGGCGATGGCCGCGAAGGCCTTGGAGGCGGCGCAGGCGCGCGAGCCTTCGGGGCCGTTCATCACGCACGATCATCCGGAGTTCGCCACGCCGGCGTTCGATCGCGGCGTGCGGCTGCTCGAAGTGGGCGACATCGAAGGGGCCAAGAAGGAATTCACCAAGGCGAACTTCGTCGCCGACGATGCCGAGCACGAGCTGCTCTGGGTCATCGGCGACGTGTACAACCGCGGTGGCGCGCCGGAGTTGGGGCATGCCTTCACGCGGGCGAAGCTGCAGGAGCACTTGGCGCACTACCCCGTGGGAACGTGGCGTTTTGCGTGGGAGGTGGCTTACCCGCGGGCGTTCGAGACGCTGGTGAAGAAGGAGAGCGAGGCCAATGGGCTGCCGCTGTCGCTCACCTGGGGCATCATGCGTGAGGAGTCGACGTTCCTCCCCGAGGTGAAGAGCTTTGCCAATGCTTACGGCCTGATGCAGCTGGTGGTGCCGACGGCAAAGGCGCTCGCGAAAGGGACGGGCATGCCCTGGGACGAGGCGTCGCTGAAGCGGCCCGACGTGAACATCGCCTTCGGGACGAAGCTGCTCGCGCAGCTGCGGACGTCGTATGCGCAGAACAAATCGCTGGCCGTGTCCGCGTACAACTCGGGGCCCGGCGCGGTGAACCGCTGGCTGGCCAAGCGAACGGCCACCGACTTCGACTTGTTCGTGGAGAATATTCCTTACGAAGAGACCCGCGGTTACATCAAGCGGGTGCTCTCGTCGCAGGCCGCGTACGCCTTCCTGTACGAGCGCACCGCGCTGAAGGAGGTGTTCGCGGTTCCCTTGCGGGTCGTTCCGTGA